A genomic segment from Pararge aegeria chromosome 15, ilParAegt1.1, whole genome shotgun sequence encodes:
- the LOC120629929 gene encoding uncharacterized protein LOC120629929: MLFAKLSAILYFVVIIGAPISQCRTVSAGPDIMDIAERLNRLLNGLRGYDLNNNYLKLANITGPISFGTQVEQINNRGGWGASYAKTDQNGNHYELSNIDGDVNFGSRTVQIGNSYH, translated from the exons ATGTTGTTCGCAAAACTTTCtgccattttatattttgtcgtCATCATCGGCGCACcaa tttccCAATGTCGCACAGTGTCTGCAGGACCTGACATCATGGATATCGCAGAAAGGTTAAACCGGCTACTAAATGGCCTCCGCGGATACGAtctaaataacaattatttaaaactggCGAACATTACTGGGCCCATCTCCTTTGGAACGCAAgttgaacaaataaacaatcgtGGCGGCTGGGGAGCATCTTATGCGAAAACCGACCAGAATGGCAACCACTATGAGCTATCCAATATAGACGGTGACGTCAATTTCGGATCGAGAACTGTTCAGATAGGCAATAGCTATCATTAA